The Haloarchaeobius amylolyticus genome window below encodes:
- a CDS encoding sugar phosphate isomerase/epimerase family protein: protein MARPAVQLYSLRRVDQPLETVVRRAGELGFDGVEFATRVGDADPDAVAAALEETGLETVAAHVGFETLTADLEATVGFYRDLGCDTLVVPYLDDAHFASRGAIEDTATELVALAERCRDHGIRLCYHNHDHEFVTVDGAPAFVQLLEAADDPLRFEVDLGWVTAAGYDPVALLEAYHEQIPLVHVFDVAPETGEPTNVGDGLLDVDACARAVREHEIEWAIYEHDDPADPFGAAEHGATVLADFE, encoded by the coding sequence ATGGCACGCCCTGCCGTCCAGTTGTACTCGCTCCGCCGCGTCGACCAGCCCCTCGAGACCGTCGTCCGCCGCGCTGGGGAGCTGGGCTTCGACGGCGTGGAGTTCGCGACACGGGTCGGCGACGCCGACCCCGACGCCGTCGCGGCTGCACTCGAGGAAACCGGGCTGGAGACCGTCGCCGCACACGTCGGGTTCGAGACCCTGACCGCAGACCTCGAAGCGACCGTCGGGTTCTATCGTGACCTCGGATGCGACACCCTGGTCGTCCCGTACCTCGACGACGCCCACTTCGCGTCCCGGGGTGCCATCGAGGACACCGCGACCGAGCTGGTCGCGCTCGCCGAGCGTTGTCGCGACCACGGCATCCGGCTGTGCTACCACAACCACGACCACGAGTTCGTCACCGTCGACGGAGCGCCCGCGTTCGTCCAGCTCCTGGAGGCGGCCGACGACCCACTCCGGTTCGAGGTCGACCTCGGCTGGGTCACCGCCGCCGGGTACGACCCGGTCGCGTTGCTCGAGGCGTACCACGAACAGATACCGCTCGTGCACGTCTTCGACGTGGCTCCCGAGACGGGCGAGCCCACGAATGTCGGGGACGGACTCCTCGACGTCGACGCCTGTGCCCGGGCTGTCCGCGAGCACGAGATCGAGTGGGCGATCTACGAACACGACGACCCGGCCGACCCCTTCGGGGCTGCTGAACACGGGGCGACGGTCCTCGCCGACTTCGAGTGA
- a CDS encoding ParA family protein, translated as MLAYSTYSEAGGVGKTTTAANLAVAHARAGLKPLVVPLDPQDGDLSRLFGVDDQRTEPVDNLVRHLIRRPKGEFDDLVRTVEGVDIVPEHNMLSDLAEYLQREKDQAEAMGEAFGMHAQLLRVLRDAGVPDEYDVLICDPPATEGPHLYNAIHATRSLVIPVEPSAKGRAAVEGLEALVGGFEEQLDVDVGVLAAVPVGFKDTRDQRTILEEIDYPIPEIVGERSSLMEGCWMQQCSAFTYVSEHRDRRRDYELETLAQFDRLARHLEAEVGLEAPNPPEPGDLDHQVMSA; from the coding sequence ATGTTAGCGTACTCGACCTACAGCGAGGCAGGCGGGGTCGGCAAGACGACCACCGCCGCGAACCTCGCGGTGGCACATGCCCGGGCCGGGCTGAAGCCACTCGTCGTCCCACTCGACCCCCAGGACGGAGACCTCTCGCGACTGTTCGGCGTCGACGACCAGCGGACCGAACCCGTCGACAACCTCGTCCGGCACCTCATCCGCCGCCCGAAGGGCGAGTTCGACGACCTCGTCCGGACCGTCGAGGGCGTCGATATCGTCCCCGAACACAACATGCTCTCGGACCTCGCGGAGTACCTCCAGCGCGAGAAGGACCAGGCCGAAGCGATGGGCGAGGCGTTCGGGATGCACGCCCAGCTCCTGCGCGTGCTCCGTGACGCCGGCGTTCCCGACGAGTACGACGTGCTCATCTGTGACCCACCCGCGACCGAGGGCCCGCACCTCTACAACGCCATCCACGCGACCCGGTCGCTGGTCATCCCCGTGGAGCCGAGCGCGAAGGGGCGAGCCGCCGTCGAAGGCCTGGAAGCACTCGTCGGCGGCTTCGAGGAGCAACTCGACGTCGATGTCGGCGTGCTCGCCGCTGTCCCGGTCGGATTCAAGGACACGCGCGACCAGCGGACCATCCTCGAAGAGATCGACTACCCCATCCCCGAGATCGTCGGCGAGCGCAGCTCGCTGATGGAAGGCTGCTGGATGCAACAGTGCTCGGCGTTCACCTACGTCAGCGAGCACCGCGACCGGCGGCGCGACTACGAACTCGAGACGCTCGCACAGTTCGACCGCCTCGCGCGCCACCTCGAGGCCGAGGTCGGGCTCGAAGCGCCGAACCCACCGGAGCCGGGCGACCTCGACCACCAGGTGATGTCCGCATGA
- a CDS encoding amino acid permease: MSDEELAKDLGLLSALTIGIGTMIGAGIFVLPGVAASTAGPIVIVSFVVGGLIALVNALSVSELGTAMPKAGGGYYYVNRALGPLFGSIAGLGDWVGLAFASAFYSIGFGQYLATLAPIPGFLFLSEIQVGALIAGTVFVGVNYVGAKETGGVQTVIVTILLAILGLFAIQGWLSFDLATLLGDGGVAPFGYGAILPGTALVFVSFLGYAKIATVAEELKNPGRNLPLAIIGSVVIVTVLYAILVSIMLGVVPWPDLSQDAPLTQATQVAFPGGLAAFAATIVTLGALLATASSANASILASARINFAMGRERIVTNWLNEIHPTYATPYRSIIITGAVIIVFIAALGRDIEVLAKAASVLHLVVYALMNVALIVFRETDPEYDPDFTVPFYPITPIVGIVLSLGLLAFVGEQELLLSGVFVLGAVVWYGLYARRHTTRQGLLGRYILDRDGELPPTVVEAAATLAPNGSDADDDAPTTMVAVSNPRTERALVTLGSILAKHEGGRVLATHIVQVPDQTSLAAAAAQRDRLPRASERLLADAQADAEELDVPVETLTILSHEGLAEVFDAAREHDVDRLVMGARSTKLAGGRVEGALDELTHDLPCDVLVLDERGFDPETILLPTAGGQSSDLSAEIAQALQETVGASVSVLHVADDAATGRAFLEDWVADHDLEDVELLVETGDVETAIGEAAADKSLVLVGATERGLLSRLVGGSLALSVLEDLDTTVLLAERPHKRSLRERLLGRQ, translated from the coding sequence ATGAGCGACGAGGAGCTGGCGAAGGACCTCGGGCTGCTCTCGGCGCTGACTATCGGCATCGGGACGATGATCGGCGCGGGCATCTTCGTCCTCCCCGGGGTCGCGGCCAGCACCGCCGGGCCCATCGTCATCGTCTCGTTCGTCGTCGGCGGGCTCATCGCGCTGGTGAACGCCCTGTCGGTCTCCGAACTCGGGACGGCCATGCCGAAGGCCGGCGGCGGCTACTACTACGTCAACCGCGCGCTCGGCCCGCTGTTCGGCTCCATCGCCGGGCTCGGCGACTGGGTGGGGCTGGCGTTCGCGTCCGCCTTCTACAGCATCGGGTTCGGGCAGTACCTCGCCACGCTGGCACCGATACCCGGGTTCCTGTTCCTCTCCGAGATCCAGGTCGGTGCGCTCATCGCCGGCACCGTCTTCGTGGGCGTCAACTACGTCGGCGCCAAGGAGACCGGCGGCGTCCAGACGGTCATCGTCACCATCCTGCTGGCCATCCTCGGCCTGTTCGCGATCCAGGGCTGGCTGTCGTTCGACCTCGCGACGCTGCTCGGTGACGGCGGGGTCGCGCCGTTCGGCTACGGCGCCATCCTCCCGGGGACGGCGCTCGTGTTCGTCTCCTTCCTCGGGTACGCGAAGATCGCGACCGTCGCCGAGGAGCTGAAGAACCCCGGCCGGAACCTCCCACTGGCGATCATCGGCAGCGTCGTCATCGTGACCGTCCTCTACGCCATCCTCGTGAGCATCATGCTCGGCGTGGTGCCCTGGCCCGACCTGAGCCAGGACGCGCCGCTGACCCAGGCCACGCAGGTCGCCTTCCCGGGCGGCCTCGCGGCGTTCGCGGCCACCATCGTGACGCTGGGGGCGCTGCTCGCGACGGCCTCGAGCGCGAACGCGTCCATCCTGGCGTCGGCCCGCATCAACTTCGCGATGGGGCGCGAGCGCATCGTCACCAACTGGCTCAACGAGATCCACCCGACGTACGCGACCCCGTATCGCTCCATCATCATCACGGGCGCCGTCATCATCGTCTTCATCGCGGCGCTCGGCCGGGACATCGAGGTGCTCGCGAAGGCGGCCAGCGTGCTCCACCTGGTCGTCTACGCGCTGATGAACGTCGCGCTGATCGTCTTCCGGGAGACCGACCCCGAGTACGACCCGGACTTCACCGTCCCGTTCTACCCGATCACCCCCATCGTCGGCATCGTCCTGTCGCTGGGGCTGCTGGCGTTCGTCGGCGAGCAGGAACTGCTCCTGTCGGGCGTGTTCGTCCTCGGGGCGGTCGTCTGGTACGGCCTGTACGCCCGGCGCCACACCACCAGACAGGGCCTCCTCGGCCGCTACATCCTCGACCGGGACGGGGAACTGCCCCCCACCGTCGTCGAGGCGGCGGCGACCCTCGCGCCGAACGGGTCGGATGCCGACGACGACGCCCCCACGACGATGGTCGCCGTCTCGAACCCCCGGACCGAGCGGGCGCTGGTGACGCTCGGGTCCATCCTCGCGAAACACGAGGGCGGCCGCGTCCTCGCGACCCACATCGTCCAGGTGCCCGACCAGACCTCGCTGGCGGCTGCTGCCGCCCAGCGCGACCGCCTGCCGCGAGCCTCCGAACGGCTCCTGGCCGACGCCCAGGCCGACGCCGAAGAACTGGACGTGCCGGTCGAGACGCTGACCATCCTCTCCCACGAGGGGCTCGCGGAGGTGTTCGACGCCGCCCGCGAACACGACGTGGACCGGCTGGTCATGGGCGCCAGAAGTACGAAACTCGCCGGCGGGCGGGTCGAGGGGGCGCTCGACGAGCTCACCCACGACCTGCCGTGTGACGTGCTCGTGCTCGACGAACGAGGGTTCGACCCCGAGACGATCCTCCTGCCGACTGCGGGCGGCCAGTCGTCCGACCTGTCCGCCGAGATCGCGCAGGCGCTGCAGGAGACGGTCGGCGCCAGCGTCTCGGTGCTGCACGTCGCCGACGACGCGGCCACTGGACGGGCGTTCCTCGAGGACTGGGTCGCCGACCACGACCTCGAGGATGTGGAGCTACTGGTCGAGACAGGCGACGTCGAGACCGCCATCGGCGAGGCGGCGGCCGACAAGTCGCTCGTCCTCGTCGGGGCGACCGAGCGGGGGCTCCTGTCCCGGCTGGTCGGCGGCTCGCTGGCGCTGTCCGTCCTCGAGGACCTCGATACGACCGTACTGCTGGCGGAGCGGCCGCACAAGCGGTCGCTCCGGGAGCGGCTGCTCGGGCGCCAGTAA